TGGCGGGCGGCGGCGCGGGCGCCGAGGCGTACACGTGGGACGACAAGACGAAACTGACGTCGTACGTCCCGTACGAGTGGCCGGTACGCATCACGTCAGTAAAGAAGAGCGCGGCGAAGAGCACAATGCGGGGCACGATCACCCTGGAACGCCCCCTCCCCTTGGACGTACGCCCGGAATGGGACCCGCGCCTGACGACACACGTAAAGGCGCTGACGGGCGCGGGAGTCGAAGGGCTCACCCTGGCGGCGGTGGAGACGCCGCAATCCCCGCACCTCCTGGACAAGGGGTACAACGGGGTCACGTTCCAGTGTGCGTACGACTGTTGGGCGGACGACATCGTGGTGCGCCACGTGGACAACGGCTTCGGCCTGGTCAGCGCATCGGCGTGCACCCTGCGCCGCACGCGGGTCGCCGGCCGGGGCGCACACCACCCGTACTTCTGCCGGGAGGGCTCGCACGACAACCTCGTGGAGGACTTCACGATCGACGAGCGCACGGTCCCGGCGCCGTCGGGCACCCAGCTCCACGGCATCAACGTGGAGGGTCTGTCCTCCTACAACGTCTGGTCGCGGGGCACCATGCGGATGGGCACGTTCGACAGCCACAGGGGCATGCCGTTCGCGAACGTCCGCACGGACATCACGATCGAGAACAACGGCCGCCACGGGGGAGACGCGAGCGCGGGCCCGCTCTTCGGCGCCCGCTTCACGCACTGGAACATCCGCGTCACCAACGAGCGGGCGGGCCTGACGAAGATCGACGGCCTGGCCCCCTACAGCGCCACGGTGGGCATCAACGAGGTCCGCGAGTTCGACCAGATCGACGTACCGGACTTCTCCGGAGACCTGCACTCCCGCATCGAGCTCTATGGGACGACGAACAAGGTGCACCCCCGAAACCTGCACGAGGCACAACGGGACCTGCGCCCCTGACAAGTCCACCGATCCGGCCCCGAACAGACGCTTTGCCGCCAACCCCACCCAACTGGGTGCCCCCATCACGCGGTTCGGTCTACACAAGAGAGCTGGGACGTTCTTGCCTGATGGGGGGACTGGCCAGTGGTACT
This Streptomyces sp. NBC_01283 DNA region includes the following protein-coding sequences:
- a CDS encoding glycoside hydrolase family 55 protein, yielding MEHPSRRGVLGGAIAVAAVAATGGTAWAKPVPAETETPALWREFRATPYTHPQVPYIARAGAFSGTRRLPRRKVVVNVRDYGAVPDGTRDAAPAINRALAEAGRRGGGTVVVPPGEYRIDGIIRIAHDNVVLRGAGSSRTTLRATKNLTELIGPYGSRYGGDKSSWSWAGGLIWLCPQPRWESLTTAIKAKAWPFEGWTGNKRDEWRTLTPVHPATRGDRTLEVRDTTHLHKGDLVLLRLADDADHTLLEHMAGGGAGAEAYTWDDKTKLTSYVPYEWPVRITSVKKSAAKSTMRGTITLERPLPLDVRPEWDPRLTTHVKALTGAGVEGLTLAAVETPQSPHLLDKGYNGVTFQCAYDCWADDIVVRHVDNGFGLVSASACTLRRTRVAGRGAHHPYFCREGSHDNLVEDFTIDERTVPAPSGTQLHGINVEGLSSYNVWSRGTMRMGTFDSHRGMPFANVRTDITIENNGRHGGDASAGPLFGARFTHWNIRVTNERAGLTKIDGLAPYSATVGINEVREFDQIDVPDFSGDLHSRIELYGTTNKVHPRNLHEAQRDLRP